In Spirochaeta isovalerica, one DNA window encodes the following:
- a CDS encoding DHH family phosphoesterase: MTKLDELVELLKKAPDEVFIQPHNVPDPDAIASSFGLKYLLETRGVHAEIVYENEIEKANSSKMLELFNIQLSLAENVSTLGAEDWTVLVDGQKGNSNMTDLVTDEVAVIDHHEWGGDNGYRLVDVRPEVGACSTIITEYFIENDIPIPKAVATALLYGIFMDTDNLTRGVSELDINMFYNLYTHSDIELITALKGNQISQQDLKDYARAFDNVEVYGEIGFLFLESGNDSLLGASSDIVVTIAGVNVVVAYSPREGGIKFSTRSINNNIKANGLVRNILEGVGFGGGHESMAGGFLPMKNLDKNKSLHTFVRHRAISFVENSYR, translated from the coding sequence ATGACAAAACTCGATGAACTGGTTGAACTGCTGAAAAAGGCACCCGATGAGGTCTTTATTCAACCCCACAATGTTCCCGATCCCGATGCCATAGCTTCCTCTTTCGGCCTCAAATATCTTCTGGAAACCCGGGGGGTCCATGCGGAGATTGTCTACGAAAACGAAATTGAAAAGGCCAATTCCTCCAAGATGCTGGAGCTGTTCAATATACAGCTGTCCCTGGCGGAAAATGTCTCAACCCTGGGAGCGGAAGACTGGACGGTACTGGTGGACGGCCAGAAGGGCAATTCCAATATGACCGATCTTGTCACCGACGAAGTGGCGGTCATCGACCATCATGAATGGGGCGGCGACAACGGATACAGGCTGGTCGATGTCCGTCCCGAAGTCGGCGCCTGTTCTACCATCATTACCGAATATTTTATCGAGAATGACATCCCCATACCCAAAGCTGTCGCCACGGCTCTGCTCTACGGGATTTTTATGGATACCGATAATCTGACCAGAGGGGTTTCCGAACTGGATATCAACATGTTCTACAATCTTTATACCCATTCGGATATCGAACTGATTACGGCGCTGAAGGGAAACCAGATCAGCCAGCAGGATCTGAAAGATTACGCCAGAGCCTTTGACAATGTAGAGGTATACGGTGAGATAGGATTTCTCTTTCTCGAGAGCGGGAACGATTCCCTTCTGGGGGCTTCAAGCGATATCGTCGTGACGATCGCGGGAGTCAATGTGGTCGTCGCTTACTCTCCGCGGGAAGGGGGCATCAAATTCTCCACCCGGAGCATTAATAACAATATCAAAGCTAACGGACTTGTCAGGAATATTCTTGAAGGTGTGGGATTCGGCGGAGGGCACGAGAGCATGGCGGGCGGTTTTCTCCCTATGAAAAATCTTGATAAAAACAAAAGCCTCCATACTTTCGTGCGCCACCGCGCCATCAGTTTCGTGGAAAACTCCTACCGCTGA
- a CDS encoding outer membrane lipoprotein-sorting protein — MNKLQLILFALLITAAGLYGQSADEIVNRADEAFKGNRIYSTSTMTVYLSDEAQPVQKIEGYTMEKDGKSYSLSIYVEPRRMKGTANLMIEDDLWVRFSSTGRVRKLSSSAKKNSAGGSDFSYADMGEGGSGLAEKYTSRLIGEEKVEGDLCHVIELTASGSDAPYEKMVVYITKDTYRYMKIDYYESGANIKSMSFYDYRTVNGKDYPFAYTMFNHTKPSRTEVVIEEFEVDSPKVQDRMFTTRYLETIR; from the coding sequence ATGAATAAATTACAGCTGATTCTATTTGCATTGCTGATAACGGCCGCCGGCCTTTACGGGCAGAGCGCCGATGAAATCGTCAACCGGGCTGATGAAGCGTTCAAGGGAAACAGAATATACAGCACCAGCACCATGACTGTCTATCTGTCCGATGAGGCTCAGCCTGTGCAGAAGATAGAAGGTTATACAATGGAGAAGGACGGAAAGAGCTATTCCCTCTCCATTTATGTAGAACCGCGCCGCATGAAGGGGACGGCCAATCTGATGATCGAAGACGATCTCTGGGTCCGTTTCAGTTCGACGGGACGGGTCCGAAAATTGAGCAGCTCCGCCAAAAAGAATTCAGCGGGCGGTTCCGATTTCTCCTATGCCGATATGGGAGAGGGAGGATCGGGCCTCGCCGAAAAATACACTTCCCGGCTTATAGGCGAGGAAAAGGTCGAAGGGGATCTCTGCCATGTCATCGAGCTGACCGCTTCCGGTTCCGATGCGCCCTACGAGAAAATGGTGGTTTACATCACAAAAGATACGTACCGCTATATGAAAATCGATTACTACGAAAGCGGCGCCAATATCAAAAGCATGAGTTTCTATGATTACAGGACGGTGAACGGAAAGGATTACCCCTTCGCCTACACCATGTTCAACCATACGAAACCCTCCCGGACCGAGGTGGTGATCGAAGAGTTCGAAGTGGACAGTCCCAAAGTGCAGGACCGCATGTTTACGACCCGCTATCTGGAGACGATCCGATGA
- a CDS encoding HDOD domain-containing protein, producing MSVIYSEIKDVDIEEIRKEIEEKKELSFIFPYTSRETDLFCSKVLKNILEIINQDHLHSHLEYVVNELSTNASKANSKRIYFEMKGLDIYNPDQYEEAMKNFKEEVFLDFRPMEEEHIKRNIFVAIRFIISDHFFTIEVTSPTSFVEKELERIGERMDMAKKFENLGEVFTYGFDSTEGAGFGLIIVLLMLRKVNLDQKAISFENTDGGSVTRLNIPLNLLSVDQSLMIADTIASELDQMPQFPANIQTLQRELSNPDCNFSTIAEAVNSDPILSAEILRIANSPVYRTRNEITDVASAVRVMGMLGVKSILYNYGMTKIMRQRYKEEIVNEISQHSFMVALIGSFIARHMKIGKIAEDVYIASLLHDLGRIIVAGLNRELEKRISDLCRDKHIPMSLLDELTEGYNHTLIGAQVAEKWDFPEKLVKAIRYHHLPLEVEEEYRALVFTVYLANEIFHYESGERDFDDINHMVLSFFRLEDKKNFSLLIEELKNEGLLM from the coding sequence TTGTCTGTAATATATTCCGAGATAAAAGACGTCGACATAGAAGAAATAAGAAAAGAGATAGAAGAAAAAAAAGAGCTTTCCTTTATTTTTCCCTATACGAGCCGTGAAACCGATCTCTTCTGTTCCAAGGTGTTGAAGAACATACTTGAAATTATTAATCAGGATCATCTCCACTCCCATCTGGAATATGTTGTAAACGAGCTGTCCACCAATGCCAGTAAAGCCAACTCCAAGAGAATCTATTTTGAAATGAAAGGGCTGGACATATATAATCCGGACCAGTATGAAGAGGCCATGAAAAATTTCAAGGAAGAAGTTTTTCTTGATTTCAGGCCGATGGAAGAGGAACACATTAAACGAAACATCTTTGTGGCTATCCGTTTTATCATCTCCGATCATTTTTTCACCATCGAAGTTACCAGTCCGACCTCTTTTGTCGAGAAGGAACTGGAAAGAATCGGTGAGCGGATGGATATGGCAAAGAAATTTGAAAATCTGGGAGAAGTTTTCACTTACGGTTTTGACTCGACCGAAGGTGCGGGATTCGGTTTGATCATAGTTCTGCTCATGCTTCGAAAAGTGAACCTCGATCAGAAAGCCATCTCCTTTGAAAACACCGATGGGGGAAGCGTTACCAGACTGAATATCCCACTCAATCTTCTTTCGGTCGACCAGAGTCTGATGATCGCCGATACCATAGCGTCGGAGCTGGATCAGATGCCTCAGTTTCCCGCCAATATTCAGACTTTACAGCGGGAGCTGAGCAATCCCGACTGCAATTTCAGTACTATAGCCGAAGCTGTTAATTCCGATCCCATTCTCTCTGCGGAAATTCTGCGCATAGCCAATTCGCCGGTTTACAGAACCAGGAACGAGATTACCGATGTCGCTTCGGCCGTCCGGGTAATGGGTATGCTGGGTGTCAAATCCATACTTTACAATTACGGAATGACAAAAATAATGCGCCAGCGTTACAAAGAGGAGATTGTCAATGAAATCAGTCAGCACTCCTTTATGGTCGCTCTAATCGGCAGTTTTATAGCCAGACATATGAAGATCGGCAAGATAGCCGAAGATGTCTATATCGCTTCGCTTCTTCATGATTTGGGACGAATCATAGTCGCCGGATTAAACCGAGAGCTGGAAAAACGAATTTCCGATTTATGCCGGGACAAGCATATCCCCATGTCTCTTCTCGACGAGTTGACAGAAGGATACAACCATACGCTAATCGGAGCCCAGGTCGCTGAAAAGTGGGATTTTCCGGAAAAACTCGTAAAGGCCATCAGGTATCATCATCTCCCGCTGGAAGTTGAAGAAGAATACAGAGCTCTTGTTTTTACGGTTTATCTGGCCAATGAGATTTTTCACTATGAGTCGGGAGAAAGAGATTTTGATGATATAAATCACATGGTCCTCTCTTTTTTCAGACTGGAAGATAAGAAAAACTTTTCACTGCTGATTGAAGAGTTGAAAAATGAAGGTCTTCTTATGTAG
- a CDS encoding GNAT family N-acetyltransferase: protein MAITFRHYTEQPGFTGDFNRVRDFLIRVNRREMTVTDFTWERWEWIFSLPYMDKTKLSTIGIWEENNEIVALVTYEDEPGRAYFIIDPSYDFLREDMLRYSEANLHEGGELKILIQDTDEEFQYLALESGYRASVEKEGNSVFPIGISSLAYTLPEGYSVTSLSENHDIYKYNRVLWRGFNHEGEPPETEEQIQSRRTSLSGPHNDLDLKIAVVAPDGNFASYCGMWYEPGSDYCLVEPVATDPDYRLRGCGKAAVLEGIKRCAALGAKKAYVGSDQQFYYSIGFSPLPQYSFWVKKL from the coding sequence ATGGCTATAACTTTCAGACACTATACGGAGCAGCCGGGATTCACCGGCGATTTTAACAGAGTCCGCGACTTTCTCATAAGGGTTAACCGCCGGGAAATGACCGTAACAGATTTCACCTGGGAAAGGTGGGAGTGGATATTCTCCCTGCCTTATATGGATAAGACGAAACTCTCAACGATCGGAATCTGGGAAGAGAATAATGAAATTGTCGCTCTTGTCACTTATGAAGATGAGCCGGGGCGGGCATATTTTATCATCGATCCCTCATACGATTTTCTCCGCGAGGATATGCTCCGCTATAGCGAAGCCAATTTGCATGAAGGGGGAGAGCTGAAAATTCTCATACAGGACACTGATGAGGAGTTTCAATATCTCGCACTGGAAAGCGGCTACAGAGCCTCTGTTGAGAAAGAGGGGAACTCGGTATTTCCCATCGGCATTTCATCCCTGGCATACACACTTCCCGAAGGTTATTCCGTAACATCTCTTTCCGAAAACCATGATATTTACAAATACAATCGAGTGCTGTGGCGCGGTTTCAATCATGAGGGTGAACCGCCCGAAACAGAGGAACAGATTCAAAGCCGCCGGACAAGTCTTTCCGGACCTCACAACGATCTGGACCTGAAGATCGCCGTGGTGGCTCCCGATGGCAATTTCGCTTCCTATTGCGGCATGTGGTATGAACCGGGGTCCGACTACTGCCTGGTCGAACCGGTCGCCACCGATCCGGATTACAGGCTCAGGGGCTGCGGTAAAGCTGCGGTGCTGGAGGGGATAAAGCGCTGCGCCGCCCTGGGGGCGAAAAAAGCCTATGTGGGCTCGGACCAGCAGTTTTACTATTCAATCGGTTTCTCACCGCTGCCTCAGTACAGCTTCTGGGTCAAAAAACTGTAA
- a CDS encoding arginase family protein → MKRNIDLQIAGAENISFEESAIAVWGLPTSAGGGTGRLGAEKGPEQIRIASHTWNTLRTSAGYQFDHSGKICDLGDIPLDGLSGAELIAEIAGKCPADSWDRFLLTLGGDHSITYPLIKAIVSKCGRPPGLIYFDAHPDTVDQVDGNPYSHAAVLRRLVDENLIDQERTLLIGIRVPEAEEVDYIQDKKLKVISPDDILEKGIGFVRSEMEKLIDGNPLYMSLDLDVMNGCEVPGVENPEPGGLSSRELLYLVNRIAPHLSSCDIVELSGETDPAGITAKTAARLAIDIMGGVLNQSSKGK, encoded by the coding sequence ATGAAAAGAAACATAGACCTGCAGATCGCCGGAGCGGAAAACATTTCATTTGAAGAAAGCGCAATTGCCGTCTGGGGGCTGCCGACCTCAGCCGGCGGAGGAACGGGACGTCTGGGGGCGGAAAAAGGGCCGGAACAAATCCGGATCGCCTCCCATACCTGGAACACTCTCAGAACATCGGCCGGCTATCAGTTCGATCATTCCGGAAAAATCTGTGATCTGGGAGATATTCCTCTCGACGGATTAAGCGGAGCGGAATTGATAGCAGAAATAGCCGGGAAATGTCCCGCTGATTCATGGGATCGCTTTCTGCTCACTCTGGGAGGGGATCATTCGATCACCTATCCCCTTATCAAAGCCATCGTGTCAAAGTGCGGCCGCCCGCCCGGACTTATCTATTTCGACGCCCACCCCGATACGGTCGATCAGGTCGACGGCAATCCTTATTCCCATGCGGCGGTTCTCAGAAGGCTGGTCGATGAAAACCTTATTGATCAGGAGAGGACATTACTTATCGGAATCCGTGTTCCCGAAGCCGAGGAAGTCGATTATATACAAGATAAAAAACTTAAAGTGATCTCCCCGGACGATATTCTGGAAAAAGGAATCGGCTTTGTCCGGAGTGAAATGGAAAAACTCATTGACGGAAATCCCCTGTATATGTCCCTGGATCTCGATGTCATGAACGGCTGTGAGGTTCCCGGTGTCGAGAACCCCGAACCGGGTGGTTTGAGCAGCCGGGAACTCCTGTATCTGGTCAACCGAATAGCCCCCCATCTCTCTTCGTGCGATATTGTCGAACTCTCGGGCGAAACCGATCCGGCAGGAATTACGGCCAAAACGGCCGCCAGACTCGCCATTGATATTATGGGAGGCGTTCTTAATCAATCATCCAAGGGGAAATAA
- a CDS encoding A/G-specific adenine glycosylase, protein MTTELNAAALLEWFDREKRDFPWSREKTPYRVWISEIMLQQTVASTVIPYFEKWCRDYPGISDLSETPIEEAMSRWEGLGYYSRCRNIHKAAGYLMEKCNGVLPSDYEGLRLVPGIGDYTARAILSIAYGKPYPVLDANVRRILQRLEGRKDWKKADDGRVLKELEKIIPVNRPGDFNEAMMQLGQQICSTGSPLCGQCPLSANCRALEQGITAEIPAKKVKKIKMSEKTVLLFHSEGKILMRKKKKGLFHDLWLLPTVEEDSCERMKRINSEWSFLNTQLLTQRNHFYTDNKDTLSPCLITSEEIDLSHMTPGDDDTYEHKWIEVSELDKYPCPSVYRKILDEVIEYLQP, encoded by the coding sequence ATGACAACAGAACTGAACGCTGCAGCCCTTCTGGAATGGTTTGACAGGGAAAAACGGGATTTCCCCTGGAGCCGGGAGAAAACGCCCTACAGGGTGTGGATCTCCGAGATTATGCTTCAACAGACTGTTGCATCAACTGTTATCCCTTATTTTGAAAAATGGTGCAGGGACTATCCCGGTATCAGTGATCTGTCCGAAACGCCGATAGAAGAAGCCATGTCCCGCTGGGAGGGTCTCGGATATTACAGCCGCTGCCGGAATATCCATAAAGCGGCCGGATATCTGATGGAAAAGTGCAATGGCGTGCTCCCCTCTGATTATGAAGGGTTGAGACTGGTTCCCGGTATCGGTGATTACACGGCCAGGGCCATTCTCAGCATTGCCTATGGTAAGCCCTATCCGGTTCTCGATGCCAATGTCAGGAGGATTCTCCAACGGCTGGAAGGCAGGAAAGACTGGAAAAAAGCCGATGACGGAAGGGTTCTGAAAGAGCTGGAGAAGATAATTCCGGTGAATCGTCCAGGTGATTTCAATGAAGCGATGATGCAGCTTGGCCAACAGATCTGTTCGACAGGATCACCTCTATGCGGTCAATGCCCGCTTTCGGCAAACTGCAGAGCGCTGGAACAAGGAATAACTGCCGAAATACCGGCAAAGAAGGTTAAAAAGATAAAGATGAGCGAGAAAACGGTTCTTTTATTCCATTCAGAAGGGAAAATCCTCATGAGGAAGAAAAAGAAAGGGCTATTCCACGATTTGTGGTTACTCCCCACAGTGGAAGAGGACAGCTGCGAACGGATGAAGCGCATAAACAGCGAATGGTCTTTTCTCAATACGCAACTTCTGACTCAGCGGAATCATTTTTATACGGACAACAAAGACACACTTTCCCCCTGCCTGATCACTTCGGAGGAAATAGATCTCTCCCATATGACGCCGGGAGATGACGACACGTACGAACACAAATGGATTGAAGTCTCCGAACTGGACAAATATCCCTGCCCCTCTGTCTACAGAAAGATTCTCGATGAGGTTATTGAGTATCTGCAGCCCTGA
- a CDS encoding GGDEF domain-containing response regulator, producing MSHKIIIVEGSEFYGKLLKHSISHSLGFQVIWFKSYREAEVGLPTHVESGEIIMAILDYHLPDAMDGAIVDLCLSHNIPSLVMTSTFSPDIQEVIWSKKVIDYVIKEGSHSVGYILGMINRFNKNRDIGVLVIDDSTVSRKHLKGLLDVHQYKVYEAENGLVALEILEKTPDIKLALVDYQMPVCDGFEFTTKARKNFPMEKLAIIGISAKGSHAMLIKFIKYGANDFITKPFVSELLYTRINQNIRLIENFESLREVALIDHLTGIHNRRYLFDTGELLFNTARRTGSYITVAMIDIDNFKMINDTFGHDAGDYVIKTLARIFQGSLRSTDILTRYGGEEFCIIGNNMDPKDAILLFESVRTKIEDYDFSHEGKKISVTASFGLCIEKKNSLTDMINAADAKLYEAKEKGKNRVCL from the coding sequence ATGAGTCATAAAATCATCATAGTAGAAGGAAGCGAGTTTTACGGCAAACTGCTCAAGCACAGCATCAGTCACTCGCTGGGATTTCAGGTCATCTGGTTCAAGAGTTACAGAGAGGCCGAGGTCGGTCTCCCGACCCATGTCGAAAGCGGTGAAATCATCATGGCCATTCTCGATTACCATCTTCCCGATGCCATGGACGGCGCCATTGTTGATTTATGCCTCTCCCACAATATCCCCTCGCTGGTTATGACTTCGACCTTCTCTCCTGATATTCAGGAGGTCATCTGGTCAAAAAAAGTCATTGATTACGTTATAAAGGAAGGTTCGCATTCCGTCGGCTACATTCTCGGAATGATCAACCGTTTCAACAAAAACAGGGATATAGGCGTTCTGGTCATCGATGATTCCACTGTGAGCCGGAAGCATCTGAAAGGGCTGCTCGATGTTCACCAGTACAAGGTTTATGAGGCTGAAAACGGTCTTGTCGCCCTGGAGATTCTGGAGAAAACACCCGACATAAAGCTCGCCCTTGTCGATTACCAGATGCCGGTTTGCGACGGATTTGAATTCACCACCAAAGCCAGAAAGAATTTTCCCATGGAAAAACTGGCTATAATAGGCATTTCCGCAAAGGGCAGCCATGCCATGCTTATCAAGTTTATCAAGTACGGGGCCAATGACTTTATCACAAAGCCATTTGTCAGCGAACTTCTCTATACCCGTATCAATCAGAATATCAGGCTTATAGAAAACTTCGAGTCTCTCCGGGAAGTGGCGCTTATCGATCACCTGACGGGAATACATAACAGGCGGTATCTTTTCGACACAGGGGAACTTTTATTCAATACGGCCAGGCGCACGGGGAGCTATATTACGGTAGCCATGATCGATATCGATAATTTTAAAATGATAAATGATACATTCGGTCACGATGCGGGGGATTATGTCATAAAAACGCTGGCTAGAATCTTTCAGGGGAGCCTGAGATCCACCGATATCCTCACCCGTTATGGCGGAGAGGAATTCTGTATAATCGGAAATAACATGGATCCCAAAGATGCGATTCTCCTATTCGAATCTGTGAGGACGAAAATAGAGGATTACGACTTCAGTCATGAAGGAAAGAAAATTTCCGTAACGGCCAGTTTCGGTCTGTGCATAGAGAAGAAAAACAGTCTGACCGATATGATCAATGCAGCCGATGCCAAACTGTATGAAGCGAAAGAGAAGGGGAAGAACAGGGTTTGTCTGTAA
- a CDS encoding response regulator has protein sequence MFRLIFVDDEAIIRNGISQCVSWGANGFDLAGMFENGREALNYIHDNPVDVVITDINMPKMDGLTLSKVLSEQYPSITVLLLTGYDDFEYARQAVQSQVREFLLKPITAEELSHVLGTVREELEARREKEIRQEEMREKLKRSFPLLKERFFNRLISGRLSGDDLAKRREYFQWNDLGAFYKVSLISVPESWDELERLTLQEQIKALTEEADEVFFNLNENIVIIFQGISDTELQQRTRTVLEKIFQYTGGREKEQIYAGCGELVNSVEWLPESHRGAMGAVEYSRILGLTRIVFIEDVRDSRQITPELFYAKLDILLEALKEGRKEDSLKALDTIFSFIEEQYLSRDDVFSYYTRIHMVIYNFLKEMGLLSPDDDTFPHKPGYYPTLKSARDAFASMINDIESKIERRRNDAILSRMDKARDIIAARYSDSRFSLQDMCNELYLSTSQFSFLFKEGTGQTFVEYLTSYRVEEAKKLLKSTDLKAYEIAEKVGYQDARYFSLIFRKQTGLTAMEYRRKLES, from the coding sequence ATGTTCCGATTGATCTTTGTAGATGATGAAGCCATAATACGCAACGGCATTTCCCAATGCGTCTCCTGGGGTGCGAACGGATTCGATCTGGCCGGTATGTTCGAAAACGGACGGGAAGCCCTGAATTACATTCATGATAACCCTGTCGATGTTGTCATTACCGATATCAATATGCCCAAGATGGATGGTTTGACTCTCAGCAAAGTGCTTTCCGAGCAATATCCTTCCATAACGGTCCTTCTCCTGACCGGTTATGATGATTTCGAATATGCCAGACAAGCCGTTCAGAGCCAGGTTCGGGAATTCCTTCTCAAGCCCATTACAGCTGAAGAACTTAGTCATGTGCTCGGGACTGTCCGGGAGGAGCTTGAAGCCAGAAGGGAAAAGGAGATTCGCCAGGAGGAGATGCGTGAAAAGCTGAAAAGGAGTTTTCCTCTCCTCAAGGAGCGGTTTTTCAACAGGCTTATTTCGGGCCGGCTATCCGGCGATGACTTAGCGAAACGCCGGGAGTATTTTCAGTGGAACGATCTGGGAGCATTTTACAAGGTTTCGCTAATTTCCGTACCTGAAAGCTGGGATGAGCTCGAGAGGCTCACTCTTCAGGAGCAGATAAAAGCCCTGACTGAGGAAGCGGACGAAGTCTTTTTCAATCTCAATGAGAATATAGTAATTATCTTTCAGGGAATCAGTGACACGGAGCTCCAACAGCGGACCCGAACGGTTCTGGAGAAGATTTTCCAGTATACGGGAGGACGGGAAAAGGAGCAGATTTATGCGGGATGCGGTGAACTGGTCAATTCCGTTGAATGGCTCCCCGAATCGCACCGCGGAGCCATGGGCGCTGTGGAGTACTCCAGAATACTGGGCCTGACCCGAATCGTATTTATCGAAGATGTGCGCGATTCCCGGCAGATTACGCCGGAGCTTTTTTATGCGAAACTCGATATTCTTCTGGAAGCACTTAAAGAGGGAAGAAAAGAGGACTCCCTGAAAGCTCTTGATACTATTTTCTCATTTATCGAAGAGCAGTACCTTTCCCGGGACGATGTTTTTTCCTACTACACAAGAATTCATATGGTCATATACAATTTTCTCAAGGAGATGGGGCTTCTCTCTCCCGATGATGATACATTCCCTCACAAGCCCGGTTATTATCCCACCCTCAAGTCGGCACGCGATGCCTTTGCTTCCATGATAAATGATATCGAGAGCAAAATCGAAAGACGGCGGAATGATGCCATCCTTTCCAGAATGGACAAGGCCCGGGATATCATCGCCGCACGTTACAGCGACAGCCGTTTCTCTCTGCAGGATATGTGTAACGAGCTGTATCTTTCCACAAGCCAGTTCAGTTTTCTCTTCAAAGAGGGAACGGGACAGACTTTTGTGGAATATCTGACGTCCTATCGCGTTGAGGAAGCGAAGAAGCTGCTTAAGAGTACTGATCTGAAAGCCTATGAAATAGCAGAGAAAGTAGGATACCAGGATGCGAGGTACTTCTCTCTTATCTTCCGCAAGCAGACCGGTCTGACGGCTATGGAATACCGGAGGAAACTGGAATCATGA